The segment AGGTAGGCAATGCTGAATTCTATTTCTGTGCCGCCAGTCGCGCAGATAATGTGGCTGATGCCACCATGTTCAAGAGACTGGGCAAGATAGAGTCAGAACACGCTTCCACCATTGCTAAGGAACTGAATATTCCCGTACCTGATATCAGCAGGGACAAGAACATGTGCAGTGATAAGAACGTGGGCAACCTGGCAGAATCACACCAGAGGGAAGCAAACGCCATCACCCATTATACCAGCTTCCTGCACGAGGCTACCGAAGAGCGGATTAAAGAGGTATTCACGGC is part of the ANME-2 cluster archaeon genome and harbors:
- a CDS encoding ferritin, with amino-acid sequence MKVFKCKICQEGYLGDAAPTHCPFCGAHQPYLIAAKDFEIPEYTLTDVSRNNLEETLKLEVGNAEFYFCAASRADNVADATMFKRLGKIESEHASTIAKELNIPVPDISRDKNMCSDKNVGNLAESHQREANAITHYTSFLHEATEERIKEVFTAIIEIEKDHLSLTEGRF